The Bacteroidota bacterium region AAAGGATTGGGGTAACATCGCATGGTTCCAAAATTGGCAGCATGTTTTGGATTATCAATTCCAAGGGGGGTATTTACAAAGTGACCATTGCCATCGTTAAATAAAATTTCAAGATTTCCGGCCAACGGAATATAAATTGTTCTGACTATGGCTATATCATTAAATCCGTTTCCATCCAAATCGGCACAATGAAAATTGCGCCATCCTTCTCCATAATTATTCAATGGTACAAACTGAGGTTCGGAAAGTTGAAAACCACCCTGATTGTACAGTATATAAATACCACCCGTAGTATCAGTTATCCCTGTTCCAACCGTATCGGGGTAATCTGATAGAAAAGCTATATCAGGTAAGCTGTCGTTATTAAAATCGGTTACAAAAAAATGACTTGAACCAGGCTGGAAATAAACTTCAGGCAATTCAACCAAATTGGTATCACCCTGGTTTTGATAAATCACTATGCTTGTAACATCAACGATTGGAACACCGGCCGCCGTAATCAGGTCGTTATCCCCATCTCCATCAAAATCGTTAATTGAAAACATGTCTTTTTGCCCCATGGGGTTAAGTATTTGTTCTTGAAAGCCGGATGGCGATGAGTAATATATCACGGTTGCCTGCCCACCAATAAC contains the following coding sequences:
- a CDS encoding VCBS repeat-containing protein — translated: MPKAYDYLALGNIDNNELTDILFCSNSGQFWGIFYNYGYKNFSAPEYHYIIGYYPLGLACGNLNSDGRDDVVIGGQATVIYYSSPSGFQEQILNPMGQKDMFSINDFDGDGDNDLITAAGVPIVDVTSIVIYQNQGDTNLVELPEVYFQPGSSHFFVTDFNNDSLPDIAFLSDYPDTVGTGITDTTGGIYILYNQGGFQLSEPQFVPLNNYGEGWRNFHCADLDGNGFNDIAIVRTIYIPLAGNLEILFNDGNGHFVNTPLGIDNPKHAANFGTMRCYPNPFYETTTFEFEIKQTAQVELSVYDIQGKIIHCLIHEKLKGGQYSTQWRGLDKTDKLCKSGAIFACLKINGKIDQVIKIIKS